From Streptomyces zhihengii, the proteins below share one genomic window:
- a CDS encoding non-ribosomal peptide synthetase translates to MTPTEPHRTAAAPAGPEDLFPLTDLQAAYLVGSSPLMELGGFRPTLYTEADVVGFDPVAASRAIDLLIARHEHLRTVMSEEGQRVLGPGEVTPFRLDTADLTGLTPGEREAALRRTRERMRDEGPAPTGWPLFEITANRVRRHRTRVHFAMSLLLLDSASTRRLQAEWWALYRDPDAELPPVTGTFRESVLARAAEESSPAHQEHWRYWEERLDTLPGAPRLPLAAPGSGGAPARLTRRSFVLGPDEWKRLGAAFRAHRVMPTTGLLHVYAEILGAWAAEPGFCVNVLHQNWVTRRPEAAGVVGQFSATLPLEVDLTGSPDFFVRAAALQKRLWDDMRHCDVSAIRVTRELAARRGWTSRAALPYVFNSMLGPAGRPAAGRGFCRTVASALRTPQVLIDQQLKDAPGGGVECVWDTVDEAFPDGTAEAMFDAYRRMVAHLAAPGGADTPPEAPGAAHRALVARLNPAGAEPPAGRLEDGFLRRAAEEPGRPAVVTADRTLTYGELEGVSRAVAHWLAGRGIGPGDTVPVVMAKGWEQVAAVLGVLRTGAAYCPVAADLPPARIGRLLDACAARAVLVQSRTAPAADTLGGRPALHVDRTGAGGPPLAARGGTPGDLAYVIHTSGSTGEPKGVMISHGAALNTVADINRRLRLVSGDRVFGISSLSFDLSVWDVFGTLAAGAALVVPDATGRPDPEGWARSAAAHGVTVWNSVPALAEMLVEVLAQPPAGDLPPLRAFLLSGDWIPVTLPDRMRALWDGVRVLALGGATEAAIWSNWYEVDRVDPTWRSIPYGTPLDGQTMRVLDHGMRVRAPWATGRIHIGGAGLADGYAGDPERTAERFVRDPHTGERLYWTGDLGRYWPDGTIEFLGREDRQVQIQGFRVEPGEVEAAVRSHPEVAECVVCAAPSPGGALRLVSLVVPEEGTGADAPRILAHLRERLPAYMVPGQLGIVDRLPLTANGKVDTGRIAELLSAPSPDGAADGPAPDDKVLRRLAELWEELLDVRQAGPDADFFALGGNSLLALRLVNRVRTELGTAVPFGRIFEAPTLRAFAAAVHAGTGPAACAVTLSDGTDPGGRPLVLFHPVGGSVACYRDLAQVWPGPVHAFQSRMLAGGPGTAGDRDLETMTAGYLRELRELVPEGPYLLGGWSMGGVLAYEAARQLTAEGHDCRVVMIDSLVAEGRRPVGEAARLAEFLGDLAGGRPPAGLLAAVRDAAGGDVLGAARAAAVAHGLFPEEADREAFARLAAAHAHHLSVLADYRPAPCDVPALLFVAREREGDPHAPGAGWRAVCPRTEVEFLDGDHYSVVADGGLRAVGGSVIRWPAGTGDARHGFSDGG, encoded by the coding sequence GTGACCCCCACGGAACCCCACCGGACGGCCGCCGCGCCCGCCGGGCCCGAGGACCTCTTTCCGCTGACCGATCTCCAGGCGGCCTATCTGGTCGGATCGAGCCCGCTCATGGAGCTCGGCGGATTCCGGCCCACCCTCTACACCGAGGCGGACGTCGTCGGCTTCGACCCGGTGGCCGCGAGCCGCGCCATCGACCTGCTGATCGCCCGGCACGAGCACCTGCGCACCGTGATGTCCGAGGAGGGCCAGCGGGTCCTCGGCCCCGGCGAGGTGACACCGTTCCGGCTGGACACCGCCGATCTGACCGGCCTGACCCCCGGGGAGCGCGAGGCCGCACTGCGGCGCACCCGGGAGCGGATGCGCGACGAGGGCCCGGCGCCCACCGGGTGGCCGCTGTTCGAGATCACCGCCAACCGGGTGCGGCGCCACCGCACCCGGGTGCACTTCGCGATGAGCCTGCTGCTGCTGGACTCGGCGAGCACCCGCCGCCTCCAGGCCGAGTGGTGGGCGCTATACCGCGACCCCGATGCCGAACTGCCCCCGGTGACCGGCACGTTCCGCGAGAGCGTCCTCGCCCGTGCGGCCGAGGAGTCGTCCCCCGCGCACCAGGAGCACTGGCGCTACTGGGAGGAGCGCCTCGACACCCTGCCGGGCGCCCCGCGGCTGCCGCTCGCCGCCCCCGGCAGCGGTGGCGCACCGGCCCGCCTCACCCGCCGCTCCTTCGTGCTCGGCCCCGACGAGTGGAAGCGGCTCGGCGCCGCCTTCCGCGCCCACCGCGTCATGCCGACGACGGGACTGCTGCACGTGTACGCCGAGATCCTCGGCGCCTGGGCGGCGGAGCCCGGCTTCTGCGTGAACGTGCTGCACCAGAACTGGGTGACCCGCCGGCCCGAGGCGGCGGGCGTGGTCGGCCAGTTCAGCGCCACCCTGCCGCTGGAGGTGGACCTGACGGGGTCCCCGGACTTCTTCGTCCGGGCCGCCGCCCTCCAGAAGCGCCTGTGGGACGACATGCGCCACTGCGACGTGAGCGCGATCCGGGTCACCCGCGAACTGGCCGCCCGGCGCGGCTGGACCTCGCGTGCCGCGCTGCCGTACGTCTTCAACAGCATGCTCGGGCCGGCCGGACGCCCCGCCGCCGGGCGCGGCTTCTGCCGCACCGTGGCCTCGGCGCTGCGCACCCCGCAGGTCCTGATCGACCAGCAGCTCAAGGACGCCCCCGGCGGGGGCGTCGAGTGCGTCTGGGACACCGTCGACGAGGCGTTCCCCGACGGGACGGCGGAGGCCATGTTCGACGCCTACCGCCGGATGGTCGCCCACCTCGCCGCCCCCGGCGGCGCCGACACCCCGCCCGAGGCGCCGGGCGCGGCCCACCGCGCGCTGGTCGCACGGCTCAACCCGGCAGGGGCCGAGCCGCCGGCCGGCCGGCTGGAGGACGGCTTCCTGCGGCGGGCGGCCGAGGAGCCCGGCCGCCCGGCCGTGGTCACCGCGGACCGCACCCTGACCTACGGCGAACTCGAAGGCGTCTCACGGGCGGTGGCCCACTGGCTGGCCGGGCGGGGCATCGGCCCCGGCGACACCGTGCCCGTGGTCATGGCCAAGGGCTGGGAACAGGTCGCCGCCGTGCTCGGCGTGCTGCGGACGGGCGCCGCCTACTGCCCCGTCGCCGCCGATCTGCCGCCGGCCCGCATCGGGCGCCTGCTGGACGCCTGCGCCGCCCGCGCCGTGCTCGTCCAGTCCCGCACCGCCCCCGCGGCGGACACCCTCGGCGGCCGGCCCGCCCTGCACGTCGACCGGACCGGCGCCGGCGGGCCGCCGCTCGCGGCGCGCGGCGGAACACCGGGCGACCTGGCCTATGTCATCCACACCTCGGGGTCGACCGGCGAGCCCAAGGGCGTGATGATCTCCCACGGCGCGGCGCTCAACACCGTCGCCGACATCAACCGCCGGCTGCGCCTGGTCTCCGGCGACCGGGTCTTCGGCATCTCCTCGCTCAGCTTCGACCTGTCGGTGTGGGACGTGTTCGGCACCCTCGCCGCCGGCGCCGCGCTGGTGGTCCCCGACGCCACCGGGCGCCCCGACCCGGAGGGCTGGGCACGGTCCGCCGCCGCCCACGGCGTGACGGTGTGGAACTCCGTCCCCGCGCTGGCCGAGATGCTGGTCGAGGTCCTCGCGCAGCCGCCGGCGGGGGACCTGCCCCCGCTGCGCGCCTTCCTGCTCAGCGGCGACTGGATCCCCGTCACCCTCCCGGACCGGATGCGCGCCCTGTGGGACGGGGTGCGGGTACTGGCCCTCGGCGGGGCGACCGAGGCGGCCATCTGGTCCAACTGGTACGAGGTGGACCGGGTGGACCCGACCTGGCGCAGCATCCCCTACGGCACCCCGCTCGACGGGCAGACGATGCGGGTGCTCGACCACGGCATGAGGGTCCGGGCGCCCTGGGCCACCGGCCGCATCCACATCGGCGGAGCGGGGCTCGCCGACGGGTACGCGGGGGACCCGGAGCGCACCGCCGAACGCTTCGTGCGCGATCCGCACACCGGCGAACGGCTCTACTGGACCGGCGATCTGGGCCGCTACTGGCCCGACGGCACCATCGAGTTCCTCGGCAGGGAGGACCGCCAGGTCCAGATCCAGGGCTTCCGCGTGGAGCCGGGCGAGGTCGAGGCGGCCGTCCGCAGCCACCCGGAGGTCGCCGAGTGCGTGGTCTGCGCGGCCCCGTCGCCGGGCGGCGCGCTGCGGCTGGTGTCCCTGGTGGTGCCCGAGGAGGGGACGGGCGCCGACGCGCCGCGGATCCTGGCGCATCTGCGGGAGCGGCTGCCCGCCTACATGGTGCCCGGGCAGCTCGGGATCGTGGACCGGCTGCCGCTGACGGCCAACGGCAAGGTCGACACGGGCCGGATCGCCGAGCTGCTGTCGGCGCCCTCGCCGGACGGCGCCGCGGACGGGCCGGCGCCGGACGACAAGGTGCTGCGCCGGCTCGCCGAGCTGTGGGAGGAACTCCTGGACGTGCGTCAGGCGGGCCCGGACGCCGACTTCTTCGCCCTCGGCGGCAACTCGCTGCTCGCGCTGCGGCTGGTCAACCGGGTGCGCACCGAACTCGGCACGGCGGTCCCCTTCGGCCGGATCTTCGAAGCGCCCACCCTGCGCGCCTTCGCCGCGGCCGTGCACGCCGGCACGGGCCCCGCGGCCTGCGCGGTCACGCTCTCCGACGGCACGGACCCGGGCGGGCGGCCGCTGGTCCTGTTCCACCCGGTCGGCGGTTCGGTGGCCTGCTACCGGGACCTGGCGCAGGTGTGGCCGGGGCCCGTGCACGCCTTCCAGAGCCGGATGCTCGCCGGGGGCCCCGGCACCGCGGGCGACCGGGACCTGGAGACGATGACGGCGGGCTATCTGCGGGAGCTGCGCGAGCTGGTGCCCGAGGGCCCGTATCTGCTGGGCGGCTGGTCGATGGGCGGAGTCCTCGCCTACGAGGCGGCCCGGCAGCTCACCGCAGAGGGGCACGACTGCCGGGTGGTGATGATCGACAGCCTGGTGGCCGAGGGCCGCCGGCCGGTGGGCGAGGCGGCCCGTCTGGCCGAGTTCCTGGGCGATCTGGCGGGCGGCCGTCCGCCGGCCGGCCTCCTCGCCGCGGTGCGCGACGCGGCCGGGGGCGACGTCCTCGGTGCGGCCAGGGCCGCCGCCGTCGCCCACGGGCTGTTCCCCGAGGAGGCCGACCGGGAGGCCTTCGCACGGCTGGCGGCCGCCCACGCCCACCATCTGTCGGTGCTGGCCGACTACCGGCCCGCCCCCTGCGACGTCCCCGCCCTGCTGTTCGTGGCGCGGGAGCGGGAGGGGGACCCGCACGCGCCGGGGGCCGGGTGGCGTGCGGTGTGTCCGCGGACCGAGGTCGAGTTCCTGGACGGTGACCACTACTCGGTTGTGGCGGACGGAGGACTCCGGGCCGTCGGCGGGAGCGTCATCCGTTGGCCGGCCGGTACGGGGGATGCCCGGCACGGCTTCTCGGACGGGGGTTGA
- a CDS encoding thioesterase II family protein → MEPLTSRPRRTASAGDWCVRWADSADAPVRLFCLPHTGGGAALYRDWAGHLAPGADVLAVRLPGREKRFTETPYRRLDDLTGALADAVEPLLDRPYAWFGHSMGALIGYEMCRTLRARGVRPPGLLIASGRRAPHLPSRQPAVHAAPRRELVDHLRELNGTPAEVLDSAAALSALLPMVRADFAVSETYRWRPGPPLDCPVAVYGGRNDPLATPGELAGWQRHTAADAEVRLFDGGHFFLHEGARDQVLSALAAHLPAPSGALTGRQQ, encoded by the coding sequence GTGGAGCCGCTGACCTCCCGCCCCCGGCGCACCGCGTCCGCCGGCGACTGGTGCGTGCGCTGGGCCGACTCCGCCGACGCCCCCGTACGGCTGTTCTGCCTGCCGCACACCGGCGGCGGCGCCGCGCTCTACCGCGACTGGGCCGGACACCTCGCCCCGGGGGCCGATGTGCTCGCCGTCCGGCTGCCCGGCCGCGAGAAACGGTTCACCGAGACGCCCTACCGCCGCCTCGACGACCTCACCGGCGCGCTCGCCGACGCCGTCGAACCGCTGCTGGACCGCCCGTACGCCTGGTTCGGCCACAGCATGGGCGCGCTGATCGGCTACGAGATGTGCCGGACCCTGCGCGCACGCGGCGTCCGGCCCCCCGGGCTGCTCATCGCCTCCGGCCGGCGCGCCCCGCACCTGCCGTCCCGGCAGCCCGCCGTGCACGCCGCGCCCCGGCGCGAACTCGTCGACCACCTGCGGGAGCTGAACGGCACCCCGGCCGAGGTGCTCGACAGCGCCGCCGCGCTGTCCGCGCTGCTGCCCATGGTGCGGGCCGACTTCGCCGTCTCCGAGACCTACCGGTGGCGGCCCGGACCCCCGCTCGACTGCCCCGTCGCCGTCTACGGCGGCCGCAACGACCCGCTGGCCACACCCGGCGAACTCGCCGGCTGGCAGCGGCACACCGCCGCGGACGCCGAGGTCCGGCTGTTCGACGGCGGCCACTTCTTCCTGCACGAGGGCGCCCGGGACCAGGTCCTGTCCGCGCTCGCCGCACACCTGCCCGCGCCGAGCGGCGCACTCACCGGGAGGCAGCAGTGA